TGAAAAAACGTGGCGGTAAAGGGGTAAAAACACTTCAAAAAACAGAACGTACTGGTGGATTGGTTGCTCTATGTACCGTTACCGATACTGATGATGTCTTAGTAATGACCAATCGTGGAGTGATGATTCGTTTTGCTGTAGATACGATTTCAACGATTGGACGTGTTGCTCAAGGAGTACGTATCATTCGCTTAGAAGAAGGAACTACGGTTTCGACAGTAGATATTATTGAACATGCAGAAGACGAAGAAGAAAACACAGAAGTAGAAGAAAATACAATCGAAGAATAATAGGAAAAGAGACCTTATAAAAGAAGGTCTCTTTTTTATTGTTCGTCATTTACGAATAATCCGAAAAATAATACTATTAGAAAAAAATATTGTGTTGAAAAAACGAATAATGAGTAGTTAAATAAGAATGTATTGAAGAAAAAAGTGAGGAAATTATTATGTCAAGTACAGTCATTGTTGGAACCCAATGGGGAGATGAAGGAAAAGGAAAAGTAACAGATTTTGCGAGCCAATCTGCACAAATTATTGCTCGTTATCAAGGAGGAGATAATGCAGGGCATACTATCGTTTTTGATGGTAAAAAATTTAAATTACATTTAATTCCATCTGGAATCTTTTTCCCAGAAAAGAAAAATATTATCGGCAATGGAGTAGTTGTCAATCCAATTTCACTTATTAAAGAAATGGATTATTTAGAAGCAGAAGGAATTTCATTAGATAATCTATATATTTCAAATCGTGCGCATGTCATTTTACCTTATCATATTCGTTTAGATGAGTTAAAAGAAGCAGCGAAAGGAGATAAAAAAATTGGAACTACATGTAAAGGAATTGGACCTTGCTACTGCGATAAAGTAGATCGTTGTGGAATTCGTGTAGCAGATTTATTATCTCCAGAAACATTCAAAGAAAAATTAGAACAAAACTTAGCGTTAAAAAATAAAGAAATCGTAGAAATTTATGGTGGAGAACCATTACAATTTGCTCCTATTTATGAAGAGTATCAAGCGGCAGCGAAAAGATTAGCTTCTCATGTTACAGATACTTCTTATTTATTAGATGAAGCATTAAAAGAAGGTGCAGAAGTATTATTTGAAGGTGCTCAAGGAGTAATGTTAGATATTGACCATGGTACTTATCCATTTGTTACTTCTTCTAACCCAATTGCTGGAGGAGTAACAATTGGTGGAGGCGTTGGTCCAAAAGAAATTACAACAGTTATTGGAGTATGTAAAGC
The sequence above is a segment of the Catellicoccus marimammalium M35/04/3 genome. Coding sequences within it:
- a CDS encoding adenylosuccinate synthase translates to MSSTVIVGTQWGDEGKGKVTDFASQSAQIIARYQGGDNAGHTIVFDGKKFKLHLIPSGIFFPEKKNIIGNGVVVNPISLIKEMDYLEAEGISLDNLYISNRAHVILPYHIRLDELKEAAKGDKKIGTTCKGIGPCYCDKVDRCGIRVADLLSPETFKEKLEQNLALKNKEIVEIYGGEPLQFAPIYEEYQAAAKRLASHVTDTSYLLDEALKEGAEVLFEGAQGVMLDIDHGTYPFVTSSNPIAGGVTIGGGVGPKEITTVIGVCKAYTSRVGEGPFPTELFDEIGQQIREVGKEYGTTTGRPRRIGWFDAVVLNHARRVSGLTTLTLNCLDVLSGLEEVKICTGYELDGKEIHYYPASLEEISRCKPIYEVLPGWNEDITGCQSFAELPENTQNYIRRIEELVGLSVDIFSVGPDRTQTIIRNK